In one Aeromicrobium erythreum genomic region, the following are encoded:
- a CDS encoding LCP family protein, translating into MHDDRPTSSRTSTTRTASERIQLRRALTLTLMTLVVPGSAQVAAGNKRLGRVALRVWIACLVAGAVLLLLALFARTSLMGLMTDARLLTLLRFLLLAGAVFWAVLIVDAWRLGQPLRLARRHRPWVAGLNGALCLVTAGALVFAAHLVSVSTGVIDTVFAATTTSKPADGRYNVLLMGSDSGADRTGMRPDSLNVASIDAKTGRTVIIGLPRNLEDVPFPSDSFMKKEFPKTFDCEGCYLNAVNTWAEDHAQELGVKKVGERTPGIQATIDAVEEITGLRLNYYALVNMAGFAKLVDAVGGVTVDVQERTPMFGHDDAWKQQYVEAGRRKLNGEQALWYARSRVLNNDFSRMGRQKCVMTAMLRELSPRKVLMNVEKIADSSKTLLDTDIPARDLNVFMELALKAKSQPVSSVSLVPPVIYTGNPDYDKVRTLISRAIATSEGHGGRPATDGILAASLTTLTPQAPAASSTATSAGTGTGAPAKDPTRANQTDDVDATC; encoded by the coding sequence ATGCACGACGACCGCCCGACCTCATCCCGTACCTCGACGACCCGGACCGCGTCCGAGCGCATCCAGCTGCGCCGGGCGCTGACGCTCACGCTGATGACGCTCGTCGTGCCCGGCTCGGCCCAGGTGGCGGCCGGGAACAAGCGACTCGGTCGGGTGGCGCTGCGCGTGTGGATCGCCTGCCTCGTCGCCGGCGCTGTGCTTCTTCTCCTCGCGCTCTTCGCGCGCACCAGCCTCATGGGGCTCATGACCGACGCCCGCCTGCTGACCCTGCTGCGCTTCCTGCTGCTCGCCGGCGCCGTCTTCTGGGCGGTGCTCATCGTGGACGCCTGGCGGCTCGGCCAGCCGCTGCGGCTCGCGCGTCGCCACCGCCCGTGGGTCGCGGGCCTCAACGGCGCGCTCTGCCTGGTCACGGCCGGGGCGCTCGTGTTCGCGGCGCACCTCGTCAGCGTGAGCACCGGCGTGATCGACACCGTCTTCGCCGCCACCACCACGTCGAAGCCGGCCGACGGCCGCTACAACGTGCTGCTCATGGGCTCGGACTCTGGCGCCGACCGCACCGGCATGCGTCCGGACTCGCTCAACGTGGCCAGCATCGACGCCAAGACCGGCCGGACCGTGATCATCGGGCTGCCCCGCAACCTCGAGGACGTCCCGTTCCCGTCGGACTCCTTCATGAAGAAGGAGTTCCCGAAGACCTTCGACTGCGAGGGCTGCTACCTCAACGCCGTCAACACCTGGGCCGAGGACCACGCGCAGGAGCTCGGCGTGAAGAAGGTCGGCGAGCGCACGCCCGGCATCCAGGCGACGATCGACGCCGTCGAGGAGATCACCGGGCTGCGGCTCAACTACTACGCCCTGGTCAACATGGCCGGCTTCGCCAAGCTCGTCGACGCCGTCGGCGGGGTCACGGTCGACGTCCAGGAGCGCACGCCGATGTTCGGCCACGACGACGCCTGGAAGCAGCAGTACGTGGAGGCCGGACGCCGCAAGCTCAACGGCGAGCAGGCGCTCTGGTACGCCCGCAGCCGCGTGCTGAACAACGACTTCTCCCGCATGGGACGCCAGAAGTGCGTCATGACCGCCATGCTGCGCGAGCTCAGCCCGCGCAAGGTGCTCATGAACGTCGAGAAGATCGCTGACTCCAGCAAGACGCTGCTCGACACCGACATCCCGGCACGCGACCTCAACGTGTTCATGGAGCTCGCGCTGAAGGCGAAGTCGCAGCCGGTCTCCTCGGTCTCGCTCGTGCCGCCGGTGATCTACACCGGCAACCCCGACTACGACAAGGTCCGCACGCTCATCAGCCGGGCCATCGCCACCTCCGAGGGACACGGCGGACGCCCGGCGACCGACGGCATCCTCGCCGCGTCGCTCACGACCCTGACGCCGCAGGCGCCCGCCGCGAGCTCCACCGCGACCTCGGCCGGGACCGGGACCGGCGCCCCGGCCAAGGACCCGACGCGGGCGAACCAGACCGACGACGTCGACGCGACCTGCTGA
- a CDS encoding LCP family protein, which produces MTRRRAKVLSTSTDELPPRARFRRALRLCLLSAVAPGSAQLAVGNRWVGRVALGLYALGLVALGWLALSYRDDRAGLIGLVTDPDVLQVFRFGVAAVAVAWTALFVDAWRLARPLQLTRARAAVVLVVNTALVAGVLGVALYASQVSNAGRQAVQEVFTATTTSPPLQGRYNILLIGSDSGKGRTGIRPDSMTVVSIDASTGSTVLVSLPRNLEDVPFREGSPMRQLYPYGYNCGSECLLNAVHTEAEGRTDLYPGAKDPGLEATIDAVEGVTDLPINYYVMINLRGFSSLVDAVGGVEIDVRTRLAMFGHDDLDQQRYIEPGLQRLDGNEALWYARSRVQSDDFTRMGRQKCLMSAMLDQLSPQKVLLNATDLAKSGAQLISTNMPSEELGEFADLALKARSTKIRTVSLVPPLISVVDPDYAQIHGLIKNAIRASERSVGASPSPSPSSSPSADATTPTPGASPTTPTPTTPSVPTPSPTATPDESGAQANNVEDLAAAC; this is translated from the coding sequence ATGACCCGTCGTCGAGCGAAGGTGCTCAGCACGAGCACCGACGAGCTTCCCCCCAGGGCCCGGTTCCGTCGAGCACTGCGCCTGTGCCTGCTGTCCGCCGTCGCGCCCGGCTCCGCGCAGCTCGCCGTCGGCAACCGGTGGGTGGGACGGGTCGCGCTCGGTCTCTACGCGCTCGGGCTCGTCGCCCTCGGATGGCTCGCACTGTCCTACCGCGACGACCGGGCGGGCCTGATCGGCCTGGTCACCGACCCCGACGTCCTCCAGGTGTTCCGCTTCGGCGTCGCCGCGGTGGCGGTCGCGTGGACGGCTCTCTTCGTCGACGCCTGGCGCCTGGCGCGACCGTTGCAGCTGACCCGGGCGCGGGCGGCGGTCGTGCTCGTGGTCAACACGGCCCTCGTGGCCGGGGTGCTCGGCGTCGCGCTCTACGCGTCGCAGGTCAGCAACGCCGGCCGGCAGGCCGTGCAGGAGGTGTTCACCGCCACGACGACGAGCCCGCCGTTGCAAGGTCGCTACAACATCCTGCTGATCGGCTCGGACTCCGGGAAGGGCCGCACGGGCATCCGTCCGGACTCGATGACGGTCGTCAGCATCGACGCCTCGACCGGCAGCACCGTCCTGGTGTCCCTGCCGCGCAACCTGGAGGACGTGCCCTTCCGCGAAGGCTCGCCCATGCGTCAGCTCTACCCGTACGGCTACAACTGCGGCTCGGAGTGCCTGCTCAACGCGGTGCACACCGAGGCCGAGGGCCGCACCGACCTCTACCCGGGCGCCAAGGACCCGGGTCTGGAGGCGACGATCGACGCCGTCGAGGGCGTGACCGACCTGCCGATCAACTACTACGTCATGATCAACCTGCGCGGCTTCAGCTCCCTCGTCGACGCCGTCGGCGGGGTCGAGATCGACGTCAGGACGCGGCTGGCGATGTTCGGCCACGACGACCTCGACCAGCAGCGCTACATCGAGCCGGGGCTGCAACGTCTCGACGGCAACGAGGCGCTCTGGTACGCGCGCAGCCGGGTCCAGTCCGACGACTTCACGCGCATGGGCCGCCAGAAGTGCCTCATGAGCGCCATGCTCGACCAGCTCAGCCCGCAGAAGGTGCTGCTCAACGCCACCGACCTCGCGAAGTCGGGTGCGCAGCTCATCTCCACGAACATGCCGTCGGAGGAGCTGGGCGAGTTCGCCGACCTCGCGCTCAAGGCGCGGTCGACCAAGATCCGCACCGTCTCGCTCGTGCCGCCGCTGATCTCGGTCGTCGACCCCGACTACGCCCAGATCCACGGGCTGATCAAGAACGCGATCCGGGCCAGCGAGCGCTCGGTCGGCGCCTCGCCCAGCCCCAGCCCCAGTTCCAGCCCCAGCGCCGACGCCACGACGCCGACGCCGGGCGCGAGCCCCACGACGCCCACGCCCACGACGCCGTCGGTCCCGACGCCGAGCCCCACCGCCACGCCCGACGAGAGCGGCGCGCAGGCGAACAACGTCGAGGACCTCGCAGCAGCCTGCTGA
- a CDS encoding ABC transporter ATP-binding protein, which produces MAGPTESPLDDQPGAAEPRRPVVVVDDVHVEYKVLSTGKRAGPAETGRRLLQRTGGTRTVHALKGVSFTAYENDSIGVIGSNGSGKSTLMRAITGLTPTSQGSIHAASRPSMLGVGAALIKDLSGERNVILGGLALGLSRAEIEAKYEEIVDFSGIRDFIDLPMRTYSSGMTARLKFAIATARDHEILIVDEALAVGDQAFRERSEARIRAIRDDAGTVFLVSHSMRSIRDTCNRVLWIDRGVLVMDGPTDEVVDAYEQSRATP; this is translated from the coding sequence ATGGCCGGACCGACTGAGTCCCCTCTCGACGACCAGCCCGGAGCCGCGGAGCCGCGCCGTCCGGTCGTGGTCGTCGACGACGTGCACGTGGAGTACAAGGTGCTCTCCACCGGCAAGCGCGCCGGGCCCGCGGAGACCGGACGCCGTCTGCTGCAGCGCACCGGCGGCACCCGGACCGTCCACGCGCTGAAGGGCGTGTCGTTCACGGCGTACGAGAACGACAGCATCGGCGTCATCGGCTCGAACGGCTCCGGCAAGTCGACGCTCATGCGCGCCATCACCGGCCTGACGCCCACGTCGCAGGGCAGCATCCACGCGGCGTCACGACCCAGCATGCTGGGCGTCGGAGCAGCCCTGATCAAGGACCTGTCGGGCGAGCGCAACGTCATCCTCGGCGGTCTCGCCCTCGGGCTCAGCCGGGCCGAGATCGAGGCGAAGTACGAGGAGATCGTCGACTTCTCCGGCATCCGCGACTTCATCGATCTGCCCATGCGGACCTACTCCTCGGGCATGACGGCACGGCTGAAGTTCGCCATCGCCACGGCCCGCGACCACGAGATCCTCATCGTCGACGAGGCGCTGGCCGTCGGCGACCAGGCGTTCCGCGAGCGCAGCGAGGCCCGCATCCGCGCGATCCGTGACGACGCAGGCACCGTGTTCCTCGTCAGCCACTCGATGCGCTCGATCCGCGACACGTGCAACCGGGTGCTGTGGATCGACCGCGGCGTGCTGGTCATGGACGGCCCCACGGACGAGGTCGTCGACGCCTACGAGCAGTCGCGCGCGACGCCGTAG
- a CDS encoding ABC transporter permease has protein sequence MSRQRVNTSPPSAVPGLTKVGGRPPLGAYLADVLRHREFIQALARFRIEADNGRNRLGMAWVVLRPLLNAGVYGLVFGFVLQTSRGVEDFVAFLVIGVLMFEYFSTSFSTGAKSITTNAALVQSLAFPRMALPLALVAERFLQFVPMVGVMAAFAIGYGNLPDLEWLLLVPLVALFTVFNTGLALITARLTVHFRDLTNLLPFISRMFFYTSGIFYSIDQRFDPGTTFRTVADAQPIHEFLSLGRAVLLDGPDYAMPWHFWGYAAAWSVAVLVLGTIFFWAAEERYGRTD, from the coding sequence ATGAGCCGACAGCGCGTGAACACCAGCCCGCCCTCCGCCGTCCCCGGGCTCACCAAGGTCGGCGGCCGCCCGCCCCTCGGCGCCTACCTCGCCGACGTCCTGCGCCACCGCGAGTTCATCCAGGCGCTGGCCCGCTTCCGGATCGAGGCCGACAACGGCCGGAACCGGCTCGGCATGGCGTGGGTGGTCCTGCGCCCGCTGCTCAACGCCGGCGTCTACGGGCTCGTGTTCGGGTTCGTGCTCCAGACCAGCCGCGGTGTCGAGGACTTCGTCGCGTTCCTCGTCATCGGCGTCCTGATGTTCGAGTACTTCTCGACCTCCTTCTCGACCGGGGCGAAGTCGATCACCACCAACGCGGCCCTCGTGCAGAGCCTGGCCTTCCCCCGCATGGCGCTGCCCCTGGCGCTGGTGGCCGAGCGGTTCCTGCAGTTCGTGCCGATGGTCGGCGTCATGGCCGCCTTCGCCATCGGCTACGGCAACCTCCCCGACCTGGAGTGGCTGCTGCTGGTCCCCCTGGTCGCGCTGTTCACGGTCTTCAACACGGGTCTGGCGCTGATCACGGCGCGGCTCACCGTGCACTTCCGCGACCTGACCAACCTGCTGCCGTTCATCTCGCGGATGTTCTTCTACACCTCGGGCATCTTCTACAGCATCGACCAGCGCTTCGACCCCGGGACGACGTTCCGCACCGTGGCCGACGCGCAGCCCATCCACGAGTTCCTCTCGCTGGGCCGGGCCGTGCTGCTGGACGGCCCCGACTACGCGATGCCGTGGCACTTCTGGGGCTACGCCGCGGCGTGGTCGGTGGCGGTGCTGGTCCTCGGCACGATCTTCTTCTGGGCGGCGGAGGAGCGGTATGGCCGGACCGACTGA